In Candida orthopsilosis Co 90-125, chromosome 4 draft sequence, a single genomic region encodes these proteins:
- a CDS encoding Nip100 p150 subunit of dynactin, with the protein MKFRIGDHVKVKEESGQIRYIGNTKFAPGTWFGVELSRPVGKNDGSVQGVPYFQCSKKNGLYGVFVKEDLLDVVEEDLKNASGALASGSLKNLQKQLKSVLSENSLCKKELQKLRGEMDAKLQAYDHLESKLEMQLIDNQYLQEANHLLEAKVAELTTKFQSLQKDYKLVLEELEVTRELENELRFVDAEAVSPNEIKLLIERGHIDEKIITELNGKVYDQGVKLSEMSEHLQASNKKIHDLSADLSSKNLTISHLKERLETFSDLEQLTEKLSVENGELLENIRELEKSIEELNQLHTLDAKIEASLQKNEQTLKLEIESLQDILSKDEERIKELEREVRSSSSTSNPIEPKTCTSDTCEHLVDLNAVRRKLIKAEQKYHQCVFELQICETRRIADAERGKFLASSPLSPDYINLVFDVKSQCETLDLLYKFPAQDRQFLFYKYAISRIRHFHQTILAILEYNHNHELSDVLFTQNRSYIDGVQTIIDEIVGALKDDSAEAGSSDLCHTCLKKGLESCHNYIAKLFHDIGESQYSFQNSLFIKHVEFSLSKFLSYLDDLASVGDKDYNLFEMVESVSSMKLKYDKAFDPVLSKPGLGYALVKSSAIPVDVLSFITEAFFQLINIKTLDSKKVDELIRVLRDPADLGVDINETILETNIKSIYEYVQEVPNAKEFEPDQVNKDISGATEVVLLKDKEISDLKLNISLLEQNMRIFTKQTTDQIQQLEKSLFGMKIEVEEKSAKIAILQEENKAFRNQTLFHKVNYDDIESQKDYDEKIRRMEKLVELKERATTPLKDQDLSWLAFPKRAKVWKKPTHLQSLSHDIRNLALYAQFIQISSANKQKWVPQRATPKYVNACIDEKFIRYKSKKNVYFKNVS; encoded by the coding sequence ATGAAATTTCGAATAGGCGACCATGTTAAAGTGAAAGAGGAATCTGGGCAGATAAGATATATAGGAAACACCAAGTTTGCTCCTGGTACATGGTTTGGAGTTGAATTAAGCAGGCCAGTTGGTAAGAATGATGGATCGGTCCAGGGTGTTCCCTATTTCCAATGTCTGAAGAAAAATGGATTATACGGGGTGTTTGTTAAAGAGGATTTACTTGacgttgttgaagaagatttaaAGAATGCTAGTGGCGCACTCGCCAGTGGAAGTTTAAAGAATCTCCAGAAGCAGTTGAAATCGGTCCTTTCTGAAAATTCGCTATGTAAAAAGGAATTACAAAAGCTACGAGGTGAGATGGATGCGAAATTGCAAGCATACGATCATTTggaatcaaaattggaaatgCAACTAATTGATAATCAATACTTACAAGAAGCTAACCATCTCCTCGAGGCAAAAGTAGCGGAGCTCACGACCAAATTCCAATCCTTACAGAAGGATTACAAACTCGTATTGGAGGAATTGGAAGTCACTAGAGAATTAGAGAACGAATTGAGGTTTGTTGATGCGGAGGCTGTTTCTCCTAATGAAATAAAGCTATTAATAGAACGGGGACATATTGACGAGAAAATCATAACTGAATTAAATGGAAAGGTTTATGATCAAGGTGTGAAACTATCTGAAATGCTGGAACACTTACAAgcttcaaacaaaaagatcCACGACCTAAGTGCTGATTTACTGAGtaaaaatttgacaatttctCATTTAAAGGAGAGATTGGAGACTTTTTCAGACCTTGAACAATTGACAGAAAAACTATCAGTTGAAAACGGTGAGTTATTGGAAAACATACGAGAATTGGAGAAATCCATTGAAGAACTTAATCAATTGCATACGTTGGATGCGAAGATTGAGGCCAGTCTTCAAAAGAATGAGCAAACCTTAAAgcttgaaattgaatcattgcAAGACATATTATCAAAGGATGAAGAGAGAATTAAGGAACTAGAAAGGGAAGTTCGTTCCTCTTCGTCCACCTCTAACCCAATTGAACCGAAAACTTGTACTTCTGATACTTGTGAACACCTCGTTGATTTGAATGCTGTGAGAAGGAAGCTAATCAAAGCAGAGCAGAAATATCATCAGTGTGTATTCGAGCTACAAATTTGTGAAACAAGGAGAATAGCCGATGCTGAACGGGGAAAGTTTCTTGCCTCGAGCCCATTAAGCCCAGACTATATCAATCTTGTATTCGATGTAAAATCCCAATGCGAAACTTTGGATCTTCTTTATAAATTTCCAGCACAAGACAGacaatttttattttacaAGTATGCGATATCGAGGATTcgtcattttcatcaaaccATATTGGCAATTCTTGAGTATAATCACAATCATGAACTTTCAGATGTGCTATTCACCCAAAACAGATCTTACATAGATGGCGTTCAAACAATTATTGATGAGATAGTTGGTGCTTTGAAAGATGATAGTGCCGAGGCGGGACTGCTGGATTTGTGCCATACATGTTTAAAGAAAGGTCTTGAATCGTGCCACAACTATATCGCAAAGCTATTTCACGATATAGGAGAGTCACAGTATTCATTTCAGAATAGTTTATTTATCAAGCATGTTGAATTTTCCCTAAGTAAATTCTTGAGCTATTTGGATGATCTAGCTTCCGTGGGGGATAAAGACTACAACTTGTTTGAGATGGTTGAGTCTGTTAGTAGCATGAAGTTAAAGTATGATAAAGCATTTGATCCAGTTTTATCCAAGCCAGGTTTAGGTTATGCTTTAGTCAAGCTGTCTGCTATCCCTGTAGATGTTTTAAGCTTCATTACGGAAGCgttttttcaactcatcaacatcaagaCTTTAGATCTGAAGAAGGTGGATGAGCTCATTAGAGTGTTGAGAGATCCCGCGGACTTGGGAGTTGATATCAATGAAACAATACTTGAAACAAACATCAAATCTATCTATGAATATGTCCAAGAAGTTCCAAATGCCAAGGAATTTGAACCCGACCAGGTTAACAAAGACATTAGTGGGGCTACAGAGGTAGTATTACTAAAGGATAAGGAAATTTCGGATTTAAAATTAAACATATCTTTGTTGGAGCAAAATATGAGGATTTTTACCAAACAAACAACggatcaaattcaacaactaGAGAAGCTGCTTTTTGGTATGAAGATTGAGGTCGAGGAAAAGTCAGCTAAGATTGCAATACTTCAGGAAGAAAACAAAGCTTTTCGAAACCAAACTTTGTTTCATAAAGTTAATTATGATGACATTGAGTCACAAAAGGATTACGATGAAAAGATCAGGCGAATGGAAAAGCTAGTTGAGTTAAAAGAGCGAGCAACTACTCCATTGAAGGATCAAGATTTGTCATGGTTAGCTTTTCCCAAGAGGGCAAAGGTTTGGAAAAAGCCTACGCATTTGCAGAGTTTGTCTCATGATATCAGAAATTTGGCTCTATATGCACAATTTATACAAATTAGTTCTGCCAATAAGCAAAAATGGGTTCCTCAAAGGGCAACCCCCAAGTATGTTAATGCGTGTATTGATGAGAAATTTATTCGATACAAATCGAAGAAAAATGTATACTTCAAGAACGTCTCCTGA
- a CDS encoding Cdc31 protein (S. cerevisiae homolog CDC31 is structural constituent of cytoskeleton and has role in spindle pole body duplication in nuclear envelope, microtubule nucleation, proteasomal ubiquitin-dependent protein catabolic process), protein MFNRSDRISSLGNNANSSNPNHNTGSVLTPPKRGMHSSINNNNSNINLKQELLEEQKLEIREAFQLFDMNGDGCLDYHETKVAFKALGFELSKRQVLDIIREYDTDENYLITYDNFYKTVGEMILKRDPLDEIRRAFKLFDIDGTGKISVRNLRKISKDLGENLSDEELQAMIDEFDLDEDGEINEEEFIRICTE, encoded by the exons atGTTTAATCGTTCAGATAGGATATCGTCTCTTGGGAATAATGCCAATAGCAGCAACCCCAATCACAACACTGGAAGTGTTTtaacaccaccaaaacGAGGAATGCACTCATCAATAAATAATAACAACTCGAACATCAACCTCAAACAGGAATTGcttgaagaacaaaaacTCGAAATAAGAGAGGCcttccaattgtttgacATGAATGGAGATGGCTGTTTGGACTATCatgaaacaaaagttgCCTTTAAAGCATTAGGGTTTGAATTGTCCAAGCGTCAGGTTTTAGATATAATTAGAGAATACGACACAGATGAGAACTACTTGATAACATATGATAACTTCTACAAAACTGTTGGAgagatgattttgaaaagggATCCTTTGGATGAAATACGCCGagctttcaaattgtttgatatagACGGAACTGGAAAAATAAGCGTGCGGAATTTGAGGAAGATTTCTAAGGACCTAGGAGAAAACCTaagtgatgaagagttACAGGCTATGATTGACGAGTTTGATTTAGACGAAGATGGGGAAA TTAACGAAGAAGAGTTTATCAGGATTTGTACTGAATGA
- a CDS encoding Mrpl40 mitochondrial ribosomal protein has translation MSWVVSRSRFKRDINKLPSHFKQQWLKQQEATSLPTFKGFFPEKLPRSQQKTRFEAGITEGDLAYVTEGKHKGKIAEVLAYSPEFDAVSLSNISTKKLLPKPFWPEGQTSYVYDFPDYIPRSKVRVVGKNKEDGKISYMVAEEVVMGKPYYDDRYKKWIPERYIKHHDYLLPWPTPAKINEGELSTPENIATERTFEFTTIGKSSIPIELVNQLRNPYSRYKKRELNGLQVAKLNGPEMPLTIEQKIWLAKQAEKPKKKLYPLSEEVKEFIGSRMAEHMNKIESPELRHHLEVLSKVKIPDFEKTLKIIEETKKEESALGEESGV, from the coding sequence ATGTCTTGGGTCGTCAGTCGTTCTCGTTTTAAACGAGATATCAATAAACTCCCCAGCCACTTCAAGCAACAGTGGCTTAAACAGCAGGAAGCAACTTCTTTACCCACATTCAAAGGGTTCTTTCCAGAAAAGTTACCCAGATCACAACAAAAGACCAGATTCGAGGCTGGTATCACTGAAGGGGACTTGGCTTATGTGACGGAAGGAAAGCACAAAGGCAAAATAGCGGAAGTTTTGGCTTATAGTCCTGAATTTGATGCTGTTTCCTTGTCCAATATTTCAACGAAAAAGCTTTTACCTAAACCGTTCTGGCCAGAGGGTCAAACATCGTATGTGTACGATTTTCCCGATTATATACCAAGGAGCAAAGTGAGGGTAGTTGGTAAGAATAAAGAAGATGGAAAAATTTCGTATATGGTTGCAGAGGAAGTGGTAATGGGGAAACCTTACTACGATGATAGGTATAAAAAATGGATTCCCGAGAGATATATAAAACACCACGATTATTTGTTGCCATGGCCAACTCCTGCAAAAATTAATGAAGGAGAATTATCTACACCAGAAAACATAGCTACAGAAAGGACCTTTGAATTTACAACGATTGGAAAATCGTCGATACCTATAGAATTGGTTAATCAATTGCGTAATCCATACAGCAGGTACAAGAAGAGGGAGCTCAATGGGTTGCAAGTTGCAAAACTCAATGGCCCTGAAATGCCATTAACGATTGAGCAAAAGATCTGGTTGGCTAAACAAGCTGAGaaaccaaagaagaagttgtacCCATTATCGGAGGAAGTCAAAGAATTTATTGGATCTAGAATGGCAGAGCATATGAATAAAATTGAGAGTCCTGAATTGCGCCATCACTTGGAAGTTTTATCTAAAGTGAAAATACCGGACTTTGAAAAGACATTGAAGATTATTGAGGAGACAAAGAAAGAGGAGAGTGCATTGGGTGAAGAGAGTGGAGTCTAA
- a CDS encoding Rpt4 26S proteasome regulatory subunit, which yields MASDENDPLLQALNANSNNDNSGDSNSNDPSDANQEGGSNQQPSEPIDPERERALSKFKDKLLEHRKWDARLKDLRLGIRDLDKDYEKTENDIKALQSVGQIIGEVLKQLDDERFIVKASSGPRYIVGCRNTIKKSNLKNGVRVSLDMTTLTIMRILPREVDPLVYNMTTFEPGEISFNGIGGLTEQVRELREVIELPLKNPELFTRVGIKPPKGVLLYGPPGTGKTLLAKAVAATIGANFIFSPASGIVDKYIGESARLIREMFAYAKEHEPCIIFMDEVDAIGGRRFSEGTSADREIQRTLMELLNQMDGFDTLGQTKIIMATNRPDTLDPALLRAGRLDRKIEIPLPNEAGRLEIFKIHTAKIAKHGEFDFEAAVKMSDGFNGADIRNVVTEAGFFAIRDDREYIIQNDIMKAVRKVADNKKLEGKLDYEKL from the coding sequence ATGGCATCCGATGAAAATGACCCTCTTTTGCAAGCCTTAAatgcaaattcaaataatgaCAACTCAGGAGATAGTAACTCTAATGACCCTTCTGATGCAAATCAAGAAGGTGGTTCCAATCAACAGCCATCAGAACCAATTGATCctgaaagagaaagagcGCTTCTGAAATTCAAAGACAAATTGCTTGAACATAGGAAATGGGACGCAAGGTTGAAAGACTTGCGATTGGGAATACGAGACTTGGACAAGGATTATGAGAAAACTGAAAATGATATCAAGGCATTACAATCGGTGGGTCAAATTATTGGAGAAGTGTTGAAGCAATTGGATGACGAAAGGTTTATTGTTAAAGCTTCTAGCGGGCCACGTTATATTGTGGGTTGTCGAAATACTATCAAGAAAtcgaatttgaaaaacgGTGTCAGAGTGTCCTTAGATATGACGACTCTCACCATCATGAGAATTTTACCTAGAGAAGTTGACCCATTGGTTTATAATATGACAACTTTCGAACCTGGTGAAATATCATTCAATGGTATTGGTGGTTTGACAGAACAGGTGAGGGAATTACGTGAAGTCATAGAGTTGCCATTAAAAAATCCAGAGCTTTTTACGAGAGTCGGCatcaaaccaccaaaagGGGTTTTATTATATGGCCCTCCTGGTACAGGTAAAACATTATTGGCCAAAGCTGTAGCAGCAACTATTGGGGCAAACTTTATTTTCTCCCCTGCTTCtggaattgttgataagTATATTGGTGAAAGTGCACGGTTGATTAGAGAGATGTTTGCCTACGCTAAAGAACATGAGCCTTGTATTATCTTTATGGACGAGGTTGACGCTATCGGTGGACGTAGGTTCAGCGAGGGTACTTCAGCAGATCGTGAGATCCAACGTACTTTGATGGAATTGTTAAATCAAATGGATGGTTTTGACACATTAGgacaaacaaaaatcaTTATGGCCACAAATAGACCTGATACTCTTGATCCCGCGTTACTTAGAGCTGGAAGATTGGACagaaagattgaaattccTTTACCTAACGAAGCTGGTAGattggaaattttcaaaattcacACTGCCAAGATAGCAAAGCATGgtgagtttgattttgaagctGCAGTTAAAATGAGCGATGGTTTCAATGGAGCGGATATAAGAAATGTTGTTACTGAAGCGGGGTTTTTTGCAATTAGAGATGACAGGGAGTACATTATACAGAATGACATCATGAAGGCGGTGAGAAAAGTGGCAGATAATAAGAAATTAGAAGGTAAGTTAGATTACGAGAAACTATAG
- a CDS encoding Gcd1 translation initiation factor has protein sequence MEFTAVIFCGRGKSLEPFSETRSTGLPKALLPIANEPMINYVLDWCHRAVLSKIVVVTQEETSESVEVAIEKYKKSRRESLEKSTDISEATFATPIEIMPFTAENSAEIIYHLYKDPQFRAQAQNLMFLPCDFISDLPPSVVIEAFRNRNESDVGVYVAYKNQLDIEDKKSKIFGKKYTVYAGDADDSCLLDVYGKADIELSKMLRIRTQMCWRYPKSIVSTKLLNSGIFLASYEIFNVIEESPSKFNEIYFEKRNYDKFIRDLARRSWKHSIKKGTVGFFVVPSEATFFRVNNLPVLMEANRHFMKQQAMKKGQSQQGSQSKDKLAAHVGNDSMVGENTELGEKTNVKRSVVGHCCKIGKKVRITGSLILDNVSIGDDVQLENCIIGHHAKVPPKAKLINCNVESTNEVPSGTQTKGDTLLCMSLEAVEDGDSEEEFVLKTGPLSDSSSDDDDDDESEDESEFEDEYTGNDDGLFAY, from the coding sequence ATGGAGTTTACAGCGGTGATATTTTGTGGGAGAGGAAAGTCTCTTGAGCCATTTTCGGAGACACGAAGTACTGGGTTACCTAAGGCGTTATTACCCATTGCTAATGAACCCATGATTAATTATGTGCTAGATTGGTGTCACCGTGCAGTTTTGTCAAAGATCGTTGTTGTTACTCAAGAGGAAACTAGTGAATCGGTAGAGGTAGCGATTGAAAAGTATAAGAAGCTGAGACGCGAGTCACTTGAGAAATCAACCGATATACTGGAGGCTACATTTGCAACCCCAATCGAGATTATGCCATTCACGGCTGAAAATAGCGCTGAAATTATCTATCATCTTTATAAAGATCCGCAATTCAGAGCACAAGCACAAAACCTCATGTTTTTGCCCTGTGATTTCATCTCGGATCTACCACCATCGGTTGTTATTGAGGCGTTCAGAAATAGAAACGAATCCGATGTGGGAGTTTATGTTGCATACAAGAATCAGCTAGATATAGAAGATAAGAAACTGAAAATATTTGGCAAAAAATACACGGTCTACGCAGGTGATGCTGATGACTCATGCTTACTAGACGTATATGGAAAGGCTGATATTGAGTTGTCGAAAATGTTGCGTATAAGAACCCAAATGTGCTGGAGGTACCCCAAATCCATCGTGAGTACAAAGCTTCTTAATAGTGGAATATTCTTGGCTTCCTATGAAATATTTAATGTCATTGAGGAATCACCAAGCAAGTTTAATGAAATATATTTTGAGAAACGAAATTACGACAAATTTATCCGTGATTTGGCGAGAAGATCGTGGAAACATTCCATTAAAAAGGGAACTGTTGGGTTTTTTGTAGTCCCATCTGAAGCAACCTTTTTCAGAGTCAATAATTTACCGGTATTAATGGAAGCCAATAGACATTTCATGAAACAACAAGCAATGAAAAAGGGCCAGTCACAACAAGGTTCACAACTGAAAGACAAACTCGCTGCTCACGTTGGGAATGACTCAATGGTTGGTGAAAATACCGAGTTGGGTGAAAAGACTAATGTGAAGCGCAGTGTTGTGGGACATTGTTGTAAAATAGGCAAGAAAGTCAGAATAACTGGAAGTTTGATTCTTGATAATGTAAgcattggtgatgatgttCAATTAGAAAATTGTATTATTGGTCATCATGCTAAGGTTCCACCAAAAGCcaagttgatcaattgtaATGTTGAGTCTACAAACGAAGTTCCATCGGGAACCCAGACCAAAGGTGATACATTGCTCTGTATGAGCTTAGAAGCCGTGGAAGATGGTGATAGTGAGGAGGAGTTTGTCTTGAAGACGGGTCCGCTTAGCGACTCGAGCtctgatgacgatgatgatgacgaaaGTGAAGACGAGAGCGAATTTGAGGACGAATATACTGGTAACGACGACGGATTGTTTGCATATTGA
- a CDS encoding Sec22 protein (S. cerevisiae homolog SEC22 has SNAP receptor activity and has role in retrograde vesicle-mediated transport, Golgi to ER, vesicle fusion with Golgi apparatus, ER to Golgi vesicle-mediated transport), which translates to MVESTLIYRYDALPLCGSVDDDNSTNSQALLEQKKKCKILISRITPNSEPQATIESGEFNIHYLISQGIIYLCICKKSYPRKLAFSYLNEIAHEFYNSHGQEALSPTARPFGFTSFDNFLHKTKKIYQDQRAQSNLDKLNDDLADVKKVMTKNIEDLLYRGDSLDKMSDLSSSLKQDSLKYRRRAQRINLEALIKQYIPIIGVGLLFVFICYYLIRR; encoded by the exons ATGGTTGAATCCACGTTAATTTATAGATATGACG CACTTCCATTGTGTGGATCGGTAGATGATGACAACAGTACCAACTCGCAGGCATTGCtagaacaaaaaaagaaatgcaaaattttaatcAGCAGAATAACCCCAAACTCAGAACCTCAAGCTACTATTGAGTCGGGGGAATTCAACATTCATTACTTGATATCTCAAGGGATTATATATTTGTGCATATGTAAAAAGTCATACCCACGAAAGCTTGCATTTTCATACTTGAATGAAATAGCACACGAGTTTTACAATAGTCATGGACAAGAAGCTCTAAGTCCCACAGCTAGGCCTTTTGGATTCACCTCATTTGATAACTTCTTGCACAAGACAAAGAAGATTTACCAAGACCAAAGAGCTCAGTCCAATTTAGATAAATTAAATGATGATCTTGCCGATGtgaagaaggtgatgaCCAAAAATATCGAAGATTTATTATACAGAGGTGATTCATTAGATAAAATGAGTGATTTATCGAGTTCCTTGAAGCAAGATTCGCTCAAGTATAGAAGAAGGGCTCAGAGAATTAACTTAGAAGCTTTGATCAAGCAATATATCCCAATTATAGGGGTTGGATTGCTTTTCGTATTCATTTGCTATTATTTAATAAGAAGATAG